The window GGCGCGAGCAGCGAACGCAGCAGGGTGCCGGTGGCGCCCGGGGAAGTGGGCAGGACGTCCCGGTCGAAGGGGTCGCCGGTGTCCTCGGGCCTGTCCTTCGGCGGGGCGGTGATGGTGGGCGCGGTCATCCGTGGGCCTCCGCTCCGGACATCAGATGGGCGTACTCGGCGTTCGTGCGCAGCAGTTCGTGATGTGTGCCGACCGCGACGATCCGCCCACCGGACAGCAGCGCGACCCGGTCGGCGAGCAGAACGGTGGACGGCCGGTGCGCCACGATCAGCGCGGTGGTCTCCGCGAGCACCTCCCGCAGGGCGGCCTCCACGGCGGCCTCGGTATGCACATCGAGCGCGGAGAGCGGATCGTCGAGCACTAGAAACCGCGGCCGCCCTACGACGGCCCTGGCGAGCGCCAGCCGCTGCCGCTGTCCTCCGGAGAGGCTCAGCCCCTGCTCGCCGACCTGGGTGTCGGTGCCCTGCGGCAGCGTGTGCGCGAAATCGGCCTGAGCGACGGAGAGGGCGCGCTCCAGCTCGGGGGCTCCGGCGCTGTCGTCGGCGCCCATGAGGACATTCTCCCCGACGGACGCGGAGAACAGCGTGGGCTCCTCGAAGGCGACGGCCACCTTGGTCCGCAGCTCCTCCCGGGACATGCCCATGATGTCCTCCCCGTCGAGCGTGATCCGCCCGGAGGACACCTCGTGAAGGCGGGGGACGAGCGCGGTGAGGGTGGTCTTCCCGCTTCCGGTGGCCCCGACGAGGGCCATGGATTCGCCGGGGAGGATGTGGAGGTCGATGCGATCGAGGACGGGTGGGGAGTCGGGAGGGGCGTCGGGGTAGCGGAAGGAGACGCTGTCGAAGAGAAGCCCTTGTTGAACCGCCCGGGTACCTGCGGGGCGGTCGGACTCGCGTACCTGTGACTCCGGCGCCTCGTCCATCACCTCGAAGTACCGCTCAGTCGCCGTCGCCGCCTCCTGACTCATCGCCAGCAAGAACCCGATCGACTCCACAGGCCACCGAAGAGCAAGCGCCGTAGAGAGAAACGCGACCAAGGTGCCCGCCGACAGCTGACCGTCCGCGACCTGCACACACCCCACCACCAACGCCGCCCCGACAGCCGCCTCGGGCAACGTCACGATCACCGCCCAGATGACGGCCAGCAGCCGAGCCTTCCGCAGCTCCGTCCCCCGCAGCGTCCACGACAGCTCCCGGAACGCCCGCGCCTGACTCCGATGGCGCCCGAACCCCTTGATGATCCGGATCCCGAGCACGCTCTCCTCGACGACGGTCGTCAGATCCCCGACCTGATCCTGCGCGCGCCGCGCCACCTCGGCGTACCGCTTCTCGAAGACCACGCACATCAGCATCACCGGCATGGCGGGCCCGAGGATCACCAGACCCAGCGTCCAGTCCTGAAGCAGCATGATGCTCACGCCGACGAGAATCGTGACGCCGTTGACCAGCAGGAAGGTCAGTGGAAACGCGAGAAACATCCGCAGCAGCATCAGATCGGTGGTCGCCCGGGACAGCAACTGCCCCGAGGCCCACCGGTCATGGAAGGCGACCGGCAGTCGCTGCAGATGCCGGTACAGCCCCGCCCGCATCTCCGCCTCGACATGCGACAACGGCCGGGCCACCAGCCACCGCCGCAACCCGAAGAGCAACGCCTCCGCGAGCCCGAGCAACAGCAGAAACAGCGCCCCGAGCCACACCCCGGCGGGATCCCGCTCCGAGACCGGCCCGTCCACCATCCACTTGAGCACGAGCGGAATCACCAGCCCCATGCACGAGGCGAGAATCGCCACGAACGCGGCGGTGAACAGCCGTGCCCGCACGGGCCGGACATACGGCCACAGGCGAAGAAGGGTTCTGACGGCGGAGCGTTCCTGGGCGGGTGCAGGTGTCGTCGACATCAGCAGCGAGCCTACGGTTCGCCACTGACAACGCCCACCGAGTTTCGGCCCGGGCCGACCGACTCCTCACCCCACCACCTTCAGCAGCAACACCGCCCGCGCAGGCACCGTGATCGCCGTCCCCGCACGGTGCACCAGCCCCGGAGACTCGCCCTGTTCCTCCCGCGAGGTGTCGACGACCACCTCGTACTCCTCCGCCCACGGCGGCGCCGGCAGCACAAAGCTGACCGGGCGGTCGCCGGCGTGCAGGACGGCCAGGAAGCTGTCGTCGACGATCGGGGCGCCGCGCTCGTCCCGGCCCGGGATGTCCCGCCCGGAGAGATACATGCCGAGCGTGGCGGCGGGCGCGTACCAGTCCCGTTCCGTCATCTCCGTGCCCCGCGCGGTGAACCAGGCCAGATCCCGCAGCCCGTCCGCCGAGTGCGCCCGTCCGGAGAAGAAGGCCCGGCGGCGCAGCACCGGATGCCGGTGACGCAGCTCGATCAGCCGCGAGGTCAGCTCGAACAGCGCCTTCCAGCCCGGCTCCTCCAGCAGTCCCCAGTCCAGCCAGCTGATCTCGTTGTCCTGGCAGTACGCGTTGTTGCTGCCGCGCTGGGTGCGCCCCAGCTCATCGCCCGCGACCAGCATCGGCACGCCCGTGGACAGCAGCAGGGTGGTCAGCAGGTTCCGCAACTGCCGCCGCCTGAGCGCCCGTACGCGCTCGTCGTCCGTCTCGCCCTCCGCGCCGCAGTTCCACGCCCGGTTGTCGTCCGTGCCGTCCCGGTTGCCCTCGCCGTTGGCCTCGTTGTGCTTGCGCTCGTAGGACACCAGGTCGCGAAGCGTGAAACCGTCGTGCGCGGTGATGAAGTTGACGGAGGCGTACGGCCGCCTGCCGCCCCACGCGTACAGGTCGCTGGAGCCCGACAGCCGGTAGCCGAGATCCCGTACGTCGGGCAGCGCGCCCCGCCAGAAGTCGCGGACGGCGTTGCGGTAGCGGTCGTTCCACTCCGTCCACAGCGGGGGAAAGGCGCCGACCTGGTAGCCGCCGGAGCCCACGTCCCACGGCTCGGCGATCAGCTTCACCCGGCTCAGCAGCGGGTCCTGGGCGATGACGGCGAGGAACGGCGAGAGCATGTCGACGTCGTGCATGGAGCGGGCCAGCGCGGCGGCGAGGTCGAAGCGGAAGCCGTCGACGCCCATTTCGGTGACCCAGTAGCGCAGGGAGTCCGTGAT of the Streptomyces sp. NBC_00287 genome contains:
- a CDS encoding ABC transporter ATP-binding protein — encoded protein: MSTTPAPAQERSAVRTLLRLWPYVRPVRARLFTAAFVAILASCMGLVIPLVLKWMVDGPVSERDPAGVWLGALFLLLLGLAEALLFGLRRWLVARPLSHVEAEMRAGLYRHLQRLPVAFHDRWASGQLLSRATTDLMLLRMFLAFPLTFLLVNGVTILVGVSIMLLQDWTLGLVILGPAMPVMLMCVVFEKRYAEVARRAQDQVGDLTTVVEESVLGIRIIKGFGRHRSQARAFRELSWTLRGTELRKARLLAVIWAVIVTLPEAAVGAALVVGCVQVADGQLSAGTLVAFLSTALALRWPVESIGFLLAMSQEAATATERYFEVMDEAPESQVRESDRPAGTRAVQQGLLFDSVSFRYPDAPPDSPPVLDRIDLHILPGESMALVGATGSGKTTLTALVPRLHEVSSGRITLDGEDIMGMSREELRTKVAVAFEEPTLFSASVGENVLMGADDSAGAPELERALSVAQADFAHTLPQGTDTQVGEQGLSLSGGQRQRLALARAVVGRPRFLVLDDPLSALDVHTEAAVEAALREVLAETTALIVAHRPSTVLLADRVALLSGGRIVAVGTHHELLRTNAEYAHLMSGAEAHG
- the glgX gene encoding glycogen debranching protein GlgX, with translation MTSSAAEREAVAQERAAEGAVLNGSPRRTPGVPVWPGAPTPLGARFRVGPDGVAGTNFALWAGGAEAVELCLFDESGKETRAKLTELTHEIWHGFVPGVMPGQRYGFRVHGRWDPWTGARWNPAKLLLDPYARAVDGDFGLPPEVYGHVRDWPQQQVADTVRDDRDSAPYVPKGVVVHDDDDWTDDRRPKTPWADSVIYEVHVRGFTKLHPGIPEELRGTYAGLAHPAAIEHLTKLGVTAVELLPVHQFAHEDHLLRRGLKNYWGYNSIGYFAPHAAYAASGTTGQQVGEFKRMVRALHEAGIEVILDVVYNHTAEAGELGPTLSLKGIDNRGYYRLQSDARRYADYTGCGNTLHVVQPHVLRLITDSLRYWVTEMGVDGFRFDLAAALARSMHDVDMLSPFLAVIAQDPLLSRVKLIAEPWDVGSGGYQVGAFPPLWTEWNDRYRNAVRDFWRGALPDVRDLGYRLSGSSDLYAWGGRRPYASVNFITAHDGFTLRDLVSYERKHNEANGEGNRDGTDDNRAWNCGAEGETDDERVRALRRRQLRNLLTTLLLSTGVPMLVAGDELGRTQRGSNNAYCQDNEISWLDWGLLEEPGWKALFELTSRLIELRHRHPVLRRRAFFSGRAHSADGLRDLAWFTARGTEMTERDWYAPAATLGMYLSGRDIPGRDERGAPIVDDSFLAVLHAGDRPVSFVLPAPPWAEEYEVVVDTSREEQGESPGLVHRAGTAITVPARAVLLLKVVG